One genomic region from Sinorhizobium numidicum encodes:
- a CDS encoding type IV secretion system protein VirB8, with the protein MKGAEHALLVEREALSAHYREVEAFQTSRAKSARRLSKILVVIAAAAVLGNIAQAFTIATMVPLAKLVPVYLWVRADGTVDSEVSVSRLPATQEQAVINASLWQYVRLREGYTADTAQYAYDLVSSFSAPSVRQEYQQFFNYPNPTSPQVTIGEGGRLDVEHFSSSDIAPGVQQIRYKRTLIMDGQRPVVSTWTATIRYEKVTSLSGESRLSNPGGLTVTSYQAAEDTVSNEGLSEP; encoded by the coding sequence ATGAAGGGCGCTGAACATGCTCTCCTGGTGGAGCGAGAAGCGCTTTCCGCGCACTACAGGGAAGTAGAGGCGTTCCAAACGTCACGTGCGAAGTCGGCGCGGCGTCTTTCCAAGATTCTTGTGGTCATTGCGGCGGCCGCAGTTCTTGGAAATATCGCGCAAGCCTTCACTATCGCCACTATGGTTCCGCTCGCCAAGCTCGTGCCTGTGTATCTCTGGGTACGAGCGGATGGAACCGTTGACAGCGAAGTATCCGTGTCTCGACTGCCCGCAACGCAAGAGCAGGCCGTTATCAACGCTTCACTCTGGCAATATGTCCGTCTGCGTGAGGGCTATACAGCGGACACAGCTCAATACGCCTATGATCTCGTATCGAGTTTCAGCGCACCATCTGTGCGCCAGGAATATCAGCAATTCTTCAATTACCCTAATCCGACGTCGCCACAGGTCACAATCGGTGAGGGGGGGAGACTAGATGTCGAGCACTTCTCCTCAAGTGATATTGCGCCGGGCGTCCAGCAGATTCGCTACAAACGAACGCTCATCATGGATGGCCAGAGGCCGGTCGTGAGTACTTGGACCGCAACCATCCGTTATGAAAAGGTGACAAGCCTGTCCGGTGAATCGAGACTGTCCAATCCAGGGGGGCTGACTGTTACCTCCTACCAGGCCGCGGAAGATACCGTATCGAACGAGGGGCTTAGCGAGCCATGA